A DNA window from Choristoneura fumiferana chromosome 2, NRCan_CFum_1, whole genome shotgun sequence contains the following coding sequences:
- the bbc gene encoding choline/ethanolaminephosphotransferase 1 bbc isoform X4 translates to MQFYKERILNAAQLKKLSEHKYSCTSSSILDAWLQPWWCWLVSKTPLWLAPNLITILGLIVNIVTTLILVWYSPDARTDPPAWACALCALGVFVYQSLDAIDGKQARRTGSQSPLGELFDHGCDSISTVFIALGACTAVKLGEYPTWMFFQCFCAMTLFYCAHWQAYVTGTLRMGKVDVTEAQYSIIAIHLVSATLGSSFWSTQLLMGVNLSLASNCVVVLLSLYLVLGYLNMIMKGGVGKNGSTVAGTSILSPVIPFSLVVVPAFIIFQKSESHVYENHPALYIMAFGMVAAKVTNRLVVAHMTKSEMDYYDWSLLGPAMLFLNQYFNNAIPEYYVLWLCTIWVCVDLTRYCGQICLEICEHLKIKLFRITPVAAKPSPAHAHHDRNVTSDSDKSETEDSAPLINNNSIS, encoded by the exons ATGCAGTTCTATAAAGAAAGGATTTTAAACGCTGCACAGTTGAAAAAACTCAGTGAACACAAATATTCGTGTACGAGCAGCAGTATTTTGGACGCATGGCTCCAGCCGTGGTGGTGCTGGCTGGTCTCGAAGACGCCGCTATGGCTCGCTCCGAATCTCATTACAATACTAGGTTTAATAGTTAATATCGTCACTACACTTATACTGGTCTG GTACAGTCCAGATGCACGAACAGACCCCCCAGCCTGGGCATGCGCTCTCTGTGCCCTCGGGGTCTTCGTCTACCAGAGCCTCGACGCCATCGATGGCAAGCAGGCCCGGCGGACAGGGAGCCAGTCCCCGCTCGGAGAGCTCTTTGACCACGGGTGTGACTCCATATCAACAGTGTTCATAGCACTAGGAGCATGTACCGCTGTCAAACTTGGAGAGTACCCCACGTGGATGTTCTTTCAg TGCTTCTGCGCGATGACGCTGTTCTACTGCGCGCACTGGCAGGCGTACGTGACGGGTACTCTGCGCATGGGCAAGGTCGACGTAACGGAGGCGCAATACTCCATAATTGCGATCCATCTCGTCTCCGCCACGCTCGGATCTAGCTTCTGGTCCACTCAG TTGCTGATGGGCGTCAACCTGAGCTTGGCGTCCAATTGTGTGGTCGTCCTCTTGTCTCTCTACCTCGTACTCGGATACCTTAATATGATAATGAAGGGCGGAGTCGGGAAAAACGGCTCGACCGTTGCA GGCACGAGTATCCTGTCCCCCGTGATTCCCTTCTCGCTGGTGGTGGTCCCGGCGTTCATCATATTCCAGAAGTCCGAGTCGCACGTCTACGAGAACCATCCAGCGCTCTACATCATGGCGTTTGGGATGGTCGCCGCTAAAGTCACCAATAGGCTGGTG GTGGCGCATATGACGAAGAGCGAGATGGACTACTACGACTGGTCGCTGCTGGGGCCGGCCATGCTGTTCCTGAACCAGTACTTCAATAACGCTATACCCGAGTATTACGTGCTGTGGCTTTGCACG ATATGGGTATGCGTGGACCTGACAAGGTACTGCGGCCAGATCTGCCTGGAGATCTGCGAGCACCTCAAGATCAAGCTGTTCCGCATCACGCCGGTCGCCGCCAAGCCCAGCCCCGCGCACGCGCACCACGACCGAAACG
- the bbc gene encoding choline/ethanolaminephosphotransferase 1 bbc isoform X2, with protein MQFYKERILNAAQLKKLSEHKYSCTSSSILDAWLQPWWCWLVSKTPLWLAPNLITILGLIVNIVTTLILVWYSPDARTDPPAWACALCALGVFVYQSLDAIDGKQARRTGSQSPLGELFDHGCDSISTVFIALGACTAVKLGEYPTWMFFQCFCAMTLFYCAHWQAYVTGTLRMGKVDVTEAQYSIIAIHLVSATLGSSFWSTQIPHTSVPCSLAVIALGLAVQINFALQFAAGFRRRGCGKNGSTVAGTSILSPVIPFSLVVVPAFIIFQKSESHVYENHPALYIMAFGMVAAKVTNRLVVAHMTKSEMDYYDWSLLGPAMLFLNQYFNNAIPEYYVLWLCTIWVCVDLTRYCGQICLEICEHLKIKLFRITPVAAKPSPAHAHHDRNVTSDSDKSETEDSAPLINNNSIS; from the exons ATGCAGTTCTATAAAGAAAGGATTTTAAACGCTGCACAGTTGAAAAAACTCAGTGAACACAAATATTCGTGTACGAGCAGCAGTATTTTGGACGCATGGCTCCAGCCGTGGTGGTGCTGGCTGGTCTCGAAGACGCCGCTATGGCTCGCTCCGAATCTCATTACAATACTAGGTTTAATAGTTAATATCGTCACTACACTTATACTGGTCTG GTACAGTCCAGATGCACGAACAGACCCCCCAGCCTGGGCATGCGCTCTCTGTGCCCTCGGGGTCTTCGTCTACCAGAGCCTCGACGCCATCGATGGCAAGCAGGCCCGGCGGACAGGGAGCCAGTCCCCGCTCGGAGAGCTCTTTGACCACGGGTGTGACTCCATATCAACAGTGTTCATAGCACTAGGAGCATGTACCGCTGTCAAACTTGGAGAGTACCCCACGTGGATGTTCTTTCAg TGCTTCTGCGCGATGACGCTGTTCTACTGCGCGCACTGGCAGGCGTACGTGACGGGTACTCTGCGCATGGGCAAGGTCGACGTAACGGAGGCGCAATACTCCATAATTGCGATCCATCTCGTCTCCGCCACGCTCGGATCTAGCTTCTGGTCCACTCAG ATTCCGCATACTTCGGTGCCATGCAGCCTGGCGGTCATAGCACTGGGTCTAGCGGTCCAGATAAACTTTGCTCTGCAATTCGCGGCCGGCTTCCGGCGTAGGGGATGCGGCAAAAATGGATCCACAGTAGCT GGCACGAGTATCCTGTCCCCCGTGATTCCCTTCTCGCTGGTGGTGGTCCCGGCGTTCATCATATTCCAGAAGTCCGAGTCGCACGTCTACGAGAACCATCCAGCGCTCTACATCATGGCGTTTGGGATGGTCGCCGCTAAAGTCACCAATAGGCTGGTG GTGGCGCATATGACGAAGAGCGAGATGGACTACTACGACTGGTCGCTGCTGGGGCCGGCCATGCTGTTCCTGAACCAGTACTTCAATAACGCTATACCCGAGTATTACGTGCTGTGGCTTTGCACG ATATGGGTATGCGTGGACCTGACAAGGTACTGCGGCCAGATCTGCCTGGAGATCTGCGAGCACCTCAAGATCAAGCTGTTCCGCATCACGCCGGTCGCCGCCAAGCCCAGCCCCGCGCACGCGCACCACGACCGAAACG
- the bbc gene encoding choline/ethanolaminephosphotransferase 1 bbc isoform X1 yields MQFYKERILNAAQLKKLSEHKYSCTSSSILDAWLQPWWCWLVSKTPLWLAPNLITILGLIVNIVTTLILVWYSPDARTDPPAWACALCALGVFVYQSLDAIDGKQARRTGSQSPLGELFDHGCDSISTVFIALGACTAVKLGEYPTWMFFQCFCAMTLFYCAHWQAYVTGTLRMGKVDVTEAQYSIIAIHLVSATLGSSFWSTQIGGSIELRYSLALAALAGTALTVGTLATAIVAGGVGKNGSTVALLMGVNLSLASNCVVVLLSLYLVLGYLNMIMKGGVGKNGSTVAGTSILSPVIPFSLVVVPAFIIFQKSESHVYENHPALYIMAFGMVAAKVTNRLVVAHMTKSEMDYYDWSLLGPAMLFLNQYFNNAIPEYYVLWLCTIWVCVDLTRYCGQICLEICEHLKIKLFRITPVAAKPSPAHAHHDRNVTSDSDKSETEDSAPLINNNSIS; encoded by the exons ATGCAGTTCTATAAAGAAAGGATTTTAAACGCTGCACAGTTGAAAAAACTCAGTGAACACAAATATTCGTGTACGAGCAGCAGTATTTTGGACGCATGGCTCCAGCCGTGGTGGTGCTGGCTGGTCTCGAAGACGCCGCTATGGCTCGCTCCGAATCTCATTACAATACTAGGTTTAATAGTTAATATCGTCACTACACTTATACTGGTCTG GTACAGTCCAGATGCACGAACAGACCCCCCAGCCTGGGCATGCGCTCTCTGTGCCCTCGGGGTCTTCGTCTACCAGAGCCTCGACGCCATCGATGGCAAGCAGGCCCGGCGGACAGGGAGCCAGTCCCCGCTCGGAGAGCTCTTTGACCACGGGTGTGACTCCATATCAACAGTGTTCATAGCACTAGGAGCATGTACCGCTGTCAAACTTGGAGAGTACCCCACGTGGATGTTCTTTCAg TGCTTCTGCGCGATGACGCTGTTCTACTGCGCGCACTGGCAGGCGTACGTGACGGGTACTCTGCGCATGGGCAAGGTCGACGTAACGGAGGCGCAATACTCCATAATTGCGATCCATCTCGTCTCCGCCACGCTCGGATCTAGCTTCTGGTCCACTCAG ATTGGCGGCTCCATAGAGCTGCGATATAGTCTCGCCCTGGCCGCGCTCGCGGGCACAGCGCTGACCGTGGGCACGCTCGCCACGGCCATCGTCGCCGGCGGCGTCGGCAAAAACGGATCCACCGTCGCA TTGCTGATGGGCGTCAACCTGAGCTTGGCGTCCAATTGTGTGGTCGTCCTCTTGTCTCTCTACCTCGTACTCGGATACCTTAATATGATAATGAAGGGCGGAGTCGGGAAAAACGGCTCGACCGTTGCA GGCACGAGTATCCTGTCCCCCGTGATTCCCTTCTCGCTGGTGGTGGTCCCGGCGTTCATCATATTCCAGAAGTCCGAGTCGCACGTCTACGAGAACCATCCAGCGCTCTACATCATGGCGTTTGGGATGGTCGCCGCTAAAGTCACCAATAGGCTGGTG GTGGCGCATATGACGAAGAGCGAGATGGACTACTACGACTGGTCGCTGCTGGGGCCGGCCATGCTGTTCCTGAACCAGTACTTCAATAACGCTATACCCGAGTATTACGTGCTGTGGCTTTGCACG ATATGGGTATGCGTGGACCTGACAAGGTACTGCGGCCAGATCTGCCTGGAGATCTGCGAGCACCTCAAGATCAAGCTGTTCCGCATCACGCCGGTCGCCGCCAAGCCCAGCCCCGCGCACGCGCACCACGACCGAAACG
- the bbc gene encoding choline/ethanolaminephosphotransferase 1 bbc isoform X3 → MQFYKERILNAAQLKKLSEHKYSCTSSSILDAWLQPWWCWLVSKTPLWLAPNLITILGLIVNIVTTLILVWYSPDARTDPPAWACALCALGVFVYQSLDAIDGKQARRTGSQSPLGELFDHGCDSISTVFIALGACTAVKLGEYPTWMFFQCFCAMTLFYCAHWQAYVTGTLRMGKVDVTEAQYSIIAIHLVSATLGSSFWSTQIGGSIELRYSLALAALAGTALTVGTLATAIVAGGVGKNGSTVAGTSILSPVIPFSLVVVPAFIIFQKSESHVYENHPALYIMAFGMVAAKVTNRLVVAHMTKSEMDYYDWSLLGPAMLFLNQYFNNAIPEYYVLWLCTIWVCVDLTRYCGQICLEICEHLKIKLFRITPVAAKPSPAHAHHDRNVTSDSDKSETEDSAPLINNNSIS, encoded by the exons ATGCAGTTCTATAAAGAAAGGATTTTAAACGCTGCACAGTTGAAAAAACTCAGTGAACACAAATATTCGTGTACGAGCAGCAGTATTTTGGACGCATGGCTCCAGCCGTGGTGGTGCTGGCTGGTCTCGAAGACGCCGCTATGGCTCGCTCCGAATCTCATTACAATACTAGGTTTAATAGTTAATATCGTCACTACACTTATACTGGTCTG GTACAGTCCAGATGCACGAACAGACCCCCCAGCCTGGGCATGCGCTCTCTGTGCCCTCGGGGTCTTCGTCTACCAGAGCCTCGACGCCATCGATGGCAAGCAGGCCCGGCGGACAGGGAGCCAGTCCCCGCTCGGAGAGCTCTTTGACCACGGGTGTGACTCCATATCAACAGTGTTCATAGCACTAGGAGCATGTACCGCTGTCAAACTTGGAGAGTACCCCACGTGGATGTTCTTTCAg TGCTTCTGCGCGATGACGCTGTTCTACTGCGCGCACTGGCAGGCGTACGTGACGGGTACTCTGCGCATGGGCAAGGTCGACGTAACGGAGGCGCAATACTCCATAATTGCGATCCATCTCGTCTCCGCCACGCTCGGATCTAGCTTCTGGTCCACTCAG ATTGGCGGCTCCATAGAGCTGCGATATAGTCTCGCCCTGGCCGCGCTCGCGGGCACAGCGCTGACCGTGGGCACGCTCGCCACGGCCATCGTCGCCGGCGGCGTCGGCAAAAACGGATCCACCGTCGCA GGCACGAGTATCCTGTCCCCCGTGATTCCCTTCTCGCTGGTGGTGGTCCCGGCGTTCATCATATTCCAGAAGTCCGAGTCGCACGTCTACGAGAACCATCCAGCGCTCTACATCATGGCGTTTGGGATGGTCGCCGCTAAAGTCACCAATAGGCTGGTG GTGGCGCATATGACGAAGAGCGAGATGGACTACTACGACTGGTCGCTGCTGGGGCCGGCCATGCTGTTCCTGAACCAGTACTTCAATAACGCTATACCCGAGTATTACGTGCTGTGGCTTTGCACG ATATGGGTATGCGTGGACCTGACAAGGTACTGCGGCCAGATCTGCCTGGAGATCTGCGAGCACCTCAAGATCAAGCTGTTCCGCATCACGCCGGTCGCCGCCAAGCCCAGCCCCGCGCACGCGCACCACGACCGAAACG